A portion of the Pomacea canaliculata isolate SZHN2017 linkage group LG13, ASM307304v1, whole genome shotgun sequence genome contains these proteins:
- the LOC112553779 gene encoding neuroplastin-like, with amino-acid sequence MLFRIGALLFCILLTDNVGLAIKIMPGYAEYMVLSDEKLVLNCSNTPVQGALKWYRNDILLNSDTSANLEIRGKAESGDNVSILTYSPVSENRSGEYKCKSEVGTSPPSVAAEAKITVFDITVKTTEAEFEYKEDATLGCEVPISNVNIVWKKNNTNVSDLQTASSTAKFVQHQNGTLEFKNPTREDAGLYFCTFQTQAGQQVKIPVAFYAKPMVLPFEKSKNLVQEERLEIRCKALGYPQPTIYWFKEDVPIPPDDKESRFTLSDVDGFPNARLEIASVNFDDAGNYMCLANSTKFSDMNANQTIHIRVKDKLAALWPFLGIVAEVVVLCTIIFIYEKKRNKDANAEEDVNQDGATPEKKSEGVRHRGNTNNPRA; translated from the exons ATGTTATTCAGAATTGGTGCATTGCTGTTCTGTATATTGTTAACCG ATAATGTGGGCTTGGCAATAAAAATTATGCCAGGTTATGCTGAGTACATGGTACTTTCTGATGAAAAACTTGTACTTAACTGCTCCAACACACCTGTACAAGGTGCTTTAAAGTGGTACAGAAATGACATACTTTTGAACAGCGACACATCTGCCAACTTGGAGATTCGTGGCAAAGCAGAGAGTGGTGATAATGTCAGCATTTTGACGTACTCCCCTGTGAGCGAGAACAGGTCAggagaatataaatgtaaaagtgAGGTTGGCACAAGTCCCCCAAGTGTAGCAGCAGAGGCAAAAATTACAGTCTTTGATATAACAG TCAAGACAACTGAGGCAGAGTTTGAGTACAAAGAGGATGCAACACTGGGATGTGAGGTTCCAATATCAAATGTTAACATTGTATGGAAGAAGAACAATACTAATGTTAGTGATCTGCAGACAGCGAGCAGCACAGCAAAGTTTGTCCAACATCAAAATGGAACACTAGAGTTCAAAAATCCAA CTCGAGAAGATGCTGGCTTGTACTTCTGCACATTTCAAACACAAGCTGGACAGCAAGTGAAAATTCCTGTGGCGTTCTATG CTAAACCCATGGTGCTGCCTTTTGAGAAGTCGAAGAATCTAGTGCAAGAAGAAAGATTAGAGATTCGTTGCAAAGCGCTTGGATATCCCCAGCCAACCATTTATTGGTTCAAGGAAGATGTTCCAATTCCA CCTGACGATAAGGAGTCACGATTCACTTTGTCAGATGTGGATGGGTTTCCTAATGCTCGTCTTGAAATTGCTTCTGTCAACTTTGATGATGCAGGAAACTACATGTGTCTGGCAAATAGTACTAAATTTTCAGACATGAACGCCAACCAGACGATCCACATCCGCGTAAAGG ACAAACTGGCAGCTCTGTGGCCATTCCTTGGCATTGTGGCTGAAGTGGTTGTGCTTTGTacaatcatatttatttatgaaaagaaaCGTAACAAGGATGCTAATGCCGAGGAAGATGTCAACCAAGATGG AGCAACACCTGAAAAGAAATCTGAGGGTGTGCGCCACCGTGGTAATACAAATAATCCAAGGGCTTGA